A genomic stretch from Sphingobacterium sp. ML3W includes:
- a CDS encoding AMP nucleosidase: protein MTKKTTKNTVNSPITPGLKTKEEIVNNWLPRYTGRPLEEFGEYILLTNFSKYIHLFSEMHDNTPIYGEDKPMQSVTAGGITIINFGMGSPMAATIMDLLSAIAPKAVLFLGKTGGIKKKIPVGELILPIAAIRGEGTSNDYFPPEVPSLPAFAMQKAISTTIRDHQRDYWTGTVYTTNRRVWEHDKAFKKYLKSIRAMCVDMETATIFSVGFANKIPTGALLLVSDQPMVPEGVKTSVSDVTVTAKYVEAHISIGIDALKQLINNGLTVKHLKF, encoded by the coding sequence ATGACAAAGAAAACTACAAAAAATACTGTAAATAGCCCGATAACACCAGGTTTAAAAACCAAAGAAGAAATCGTGAACAACTGGCTTCCACGTTATACAGGAAGACCTTTGGAAGAGTTTGGAGAGTATATCCTATTAACAAATTTTTCAAAATATATTCATCTATTTTCGGAAATGCATGACAATACCCCTATCTACGGAGAAGACAAACCTATGCAATCAGTGACCGCTGGAGGTATTACCATTATCAATTTTGGAATGGGTAGTCCGATGGCCGCAACGATAATGGACCTATTATCCGCCATTGCCCCTAAGGCCGTGCTATTTTTGGGCAAAACTGGAGGAATTAAGAAAAAGATTCCTGTAGGAGAATTGATCCTCCCTATCGCAGCGATCCGTGGCGAGGGAACATCAAATGATTACTTTCCCCCCGAAGTACCCTCATTACCTGCATTTGCTATGCAAAAAGCGATCTCTACGACAATCCGTGACCATCAACGGGACTATTGGACAGGGACCGTCTACACCACCAATAGACGCGTATGGGAGCACGACAAGGCATTCAAAAAGTACCTGAAATCAATTCGGGCCATGTGTGTCGATATGGAAACAGCAACAATATTCAGTGTCGGTTTTGCGAACAAGATCCCGACAGGTGCTTTGCTGTTAGTTTCCGATCAACCGATGGTCCCTGAAGGAGTAAAAACGTCTGTAAGTGATGTCACGGTTACAGCGAAATATGTAGAAGCACATATCAGTATCGGTATTGATGCCCTAAAACAACTTATCAATAACGGACTGACTGTAAAACACCTTAAATTTTAA
- the clpP gene encoding ATP-dependent Clp endopeptidase proteolytic subunit ClpP, translated as MNIDKNEFRKYAVKHHRIGSQHVDSFIARTETSIPTNLTPYIVEERQLNVAQMDVFSRLMMDRIIFLGSGIDDQVANIIQAQLLFLQSTDAQRDIQIYINSPGGSVYAGLGIYDTMQYITPDVATICTGIAASMGAVLLVAGAKGKRAALRHSRVMIHQPSGGAQGVAADMEINLREMMKLKEELYTIISEHSGQTYEWVEKSSDRDYWMKANEAKEFGMIDEILLPKKEIIK; from the coding sequence ATGAATATAGATAAAAACGAATTCAGAAAATATGCAGTAAAGCATCACCGTATTGGAAGTCAACATGTTGACAGTTTTATTGCCCGTACAGAGACTAGCATTCCGACAAATCTTACACCTTACATCGTTGAGGAGCGTCAATTGAACGTTGCACAGATGGACGTGTTTTCACGTCTGATGATGGATCGTATTATATTTTTGGGAAGCGGTATTGATGACCAAGTGGCTAATATTATCCAGGCACAATTGTTGTTTTTACAGTCCACAGATGCACAGCGTGACATCCAGATTTACATCAATTCCCCAGGAGGAAGCGTTTATGCAGGTTTGGGTATCTACGATACGATGCAATATATCACACCGGACGTAGCGACCATCTGTACAGGAATAGCAGCATCTATGGGTGCAGTTCTTCTTGTAGCAGGAGCAAAAGGCAAGCGTGCTGCATTACGTCACTCACGTGTGATGATTCATCAACCATCTGGCGGCGCTCAAGGGGTTGCGGCAGATATGGAAATCAACTTACGTGAAATGATGAAATTAAAAGAAGAATTATATACCATTATTTCAGAACACTCCGGACAAACCTATGAGTGGGTAGAAAAATCTTCTGATCGTGACTACTGGATGAAAGCCAATGAGGCCAAAGAATTCGGTATGATTGACGAGATTTTACTTCCTAAGAAGGAGATTATTAAATAA
- the clpX gene encoding ATP-dependent Clp protease ATP-binding subunit ClpX: MAKNNDRDIHCSFCGISKNEAQMLIAGNGAHICDRCIQQAGEILAEELKQRKSKTLQTALKLIRPQEIKTHLDQYVIGQDDAKKVISVAVYNHYKRLNQKVDKDEIEIEKSNLIIVGETGTGKTLLAKTVAKILNVPFCIVDATVLTEAGYVGEDVESILTRLLQAADYDVASAERGIIYIDEIDKIARKSDNPSITRDVSGEGVQQALLKILEGTVVNVPPQGGRKHPDQKMIAVNTSNILFICGGAFDGIQKKIANRLRTQTVGYKMNEDEEEIDLNNLYKYITPQDLKNFGLIPELIGRLPVLTYLNPLDKETLLSILTEPKNALVKQYKKLFEYEGVELKFDTEVYTFIVDKADEFKLGARGLRSICEAIMLDAMFEMPSMKEQTGQKSLEITLDYAKKKFEKSDLKKLKVA, translated from the coding sequence ATGGCGAAGAATAACGATAGAGACATTCATTGTTCGTTTTGTGGGATAAGCAAAAATGAAGCTCAGATGCTCATTGCTGGAAATGGAGCACACATCTGTGACAGATGTATCCAACAGGCAGGGGAAATCTTGGCAGAAGAATTAAAACAACGGAAAAGCAAGACATTACAGACTGCATTAAAACTAATACGTCCCCAAGAGATCAAAACACACTTGGATCAGTACGTAATCGGTCAGGATGATGCAAAGAAAGTAATTTCTGTCGCTGTTTATAATCACTATAAACGTTTGAATCAAAAAGTGGATAAAGATGAAATTGAAATCGAAAAATCCAATTTGATTATCGTGGGTGAGACAGGTACGGGAAAGACATTATTGGCAAAGACCGTTGCCAAAATATTGAACGTCCCTTTCTGTATCGTTGATGCGACGGTACTAACCGAGGCAGGTTATGTCGGAGAAGATGTGGAGAGTATTTTGACACGCTTGCTTCAAGCTGCAGATTATGATGTTGCTTCGGCGGAACGTGGTATCATCTATATCGATGAGATTGACAAAATCGCACGTAAGAGCGACAACCCTTCTATCACGAGAGATGTCTCTGGTGAAGGTGTGCAACAGGCGCTATTAAAGATTTTAGAAGGTACAGTTGTCAACGTACCACCTCAAGGTGGCCGTAAACATCCAGACCAGAAAATGATCGCTGTCAATACCAGCAACATCCTATTTATCTGTGGTGGTGCATTCGACGGAATCCAAAAGAAAATTGCAAACCGTCTACGCACACAAACCGTGGGGTATAAGATGAATGAAGACGAAGAGGAAATCGACTTGAACAATCTATACAAGTATATTACACCTCAGGATCTCAAAAATTTTGGATTGATTCCAGAGTTAATTGGACGTCTTCCGGTCTTGACCTACTTAAATCCGCTGGATAAAGAAACCTTGTTGAGTATTTTGACAGAGCCAAAAAATGCATTGGTCAAACAATACAAAAAATTATTTGAGTATGAAGGCGTCGAATTGAAATTTGATACCGAGGTATACACGTTTATTGTAGACAAAGCTGACGAATTTAAACTTGGGGCCAGGGGCTTACGCAGTATATGCGAAGCAATTATGCTGGACGCCATGTTTGAAATGCCGTCAATGAAAGAGCAAACGGGACAGAAAAGTTTGGAAATCACCTTGGATTATGCGAAGAAAAAATTCGAAAAATCCGATCTGAAAAAGCTTAAAGTCGCTTAA
- a CDS encoding efflux RND transporter periplasmic adaptor subunit, with protein MKKKTLSIFSVSLLICSVLATQVSCSSSSSKENNTNEKPVALPFYTVVKSDATTIKDYLGTIEGKVNVEVRPQVEGLLQEIYVDEGSFVQKGQKLFKVDPSTYQENLNNMVATEQVARAKLKNAQLEVDRLKPLVQNDVISDVKLASAKSDYQVAKATLDQASAAVRSAQISKDFTIITAPVSGYIGRIPKRIGNLVSKGDKEPLTYLSDIQEVYVYFSMNESDFLYFSKAQAKKDSIEGKKYNQNQKLVFPQVTLVLADGEEYAKKGIVDAVNGQINRTTGAISLRATFQNQDNILRSGSSGTLKIAEVKKDVLQIPQIAINELQDKTFVYILDQNNKAQRRNIHLSGKSKGNYIVDSGLKENDRVITSGFDKLTDGSAVTPIPQK; from the coding sequence GTGAAGAAAAAAACATTATCTATTTTCAGCGTATCCTTATTGATTTGTTCAGTCTTAGCCACCCAGGTAAGTTGTTCTTCAAGCTCTTCCAAAGAAAATAATACCAATGAAAAACCTGTAGCTTTGCCCTTTTATACGGTTGTAAAATCTGATGCCACCACGATCAAGGACTATCTAGGTACCATTGAGGGAAAAGTGAATGTAGAGGTCCGTCCCCAGGTTGAGGGATTACTGCAAGAAATCTATGTCGATGAAGGTTCTTTTGTACAAAAAGGGCAAAAGTTGTTCAAAGTAGATCCTTCTACCTATCAGGAAAATTTAAACAACATGGTAGCCACGGAACAGGTTGCGCGGGCCAAACTTAAAAATGCGCAATTAGAAGTCGACCGTCTGAAACCGTTGGTTCAAAATGACGTCATTTCAGATGTAAAACTGGCATCAGCCAAATCTGACTATCAAGTTGCAAAGGCAACCCTAGATCAGGCCAGTGCCGCTGTACGTTCCGCACAGATCAGTAAAGACTTTACGATCATTACAGCACCTGTAAGCGGATATATTGGGCGTATTCCTAAGCGTATTGGAAATCTAGTTTCCAAAGGTGACAAAGAACCCCTCACTTACCTTTCCGATATACAAGAAGTCTATGTTTATTTCTCCATGAATGAATCCGACTTCCTCTACTTCTCAAAAGCACAGGCGAAAAAAGACAGTATTGAGGGTAAGAAATACAACCAGAATCAAAAACTGGTATTTCCTCAAGTAACACTGGTTCTCGCCGACGGCGAAGAATATGCGAAAAAAGGGATTGTCGATGCTGTCAATGGGCAGATAAACAGAACCACAGGGGCAATTTCTCTGCGTGCAACTTTCCAAAACCAAGACAATATTTTACGTTCGGGAAGTAGTGGTACACTAAAAATTGCAGAAGTAAAAAAAGACGTCCTACAGATCCCTCAGATTGCCATCAATGAATTACAGGACAAAACTTTTGTCTATATATTGGATCAAAACAATAAAGCACAACGCCGTAATATTCATCTTTCAGGCAAGAGCAAAGGCAATTATATCGTAGACTCAGGTCTCAAGGAAAACGACCGTGTCATTACCAGTGGATTTGACAAACTGACCGATGGTTCGGCCGTTACCCCTATTCCTCAGAAATAA